From one Nonomuraea polychroma genomic stretch:
- a CDS encoding cytochrome P450 encodes MIKRVTQVHIDLVDRDRYATSGPPHDQFAWLRANSPVHWHEGEPGFWAVTRYEDVVHVSRHSDLFSSSRRLALIEELTEEQIALQRLMMLNQDPPEHTRRRSLVNRGFTPRTIGALEQHIRDICDDLLDKCTGEIDFVTEIAAPLPLYVICELLGAPVSDRDKVFAWSNRMIGAQDSDYAANPEEGSAAAMEVYAWANQLAAQRRANPKNDIVTKLLQPDENGETLDEHEFDLFVLLLVVAGNETTRNAASGGMLTLFDHPDQWDRLVADPTLAKTAADEIVRWISPVNLFRRTSTKDQELGGQHIKADDKVVVFYAAANRDTAVFPDADVFDIARDPNPHIGFGGGGAHFCLGNHLAKLELRILFEQLARRRPRLRQSGPARRLRSNFINGIKELPVTIG; translated from the coding sequence TTGATCAAGAGGGTGACCCAGGTGCACATCGACCTCGTCGACAGGGACCGCTACGCGACCTCTGGACCACCGCACGACCAGTTCGCCTGGCTGCGCGCGAACTCTCCCGTCCACTGGCATGAGGGCGAGCCGGGCTTCTGGGCCGTCACCCGCTACGAGGACGTCGTGCACGTCTCACGCCACTCCGACCTGTTCTCGTCGTCTCGCAGGCTCGCGCTCATCGAGGAACTGACGGAGGAGCAGATCGCCCTCCAGCGGCTGATGATGCTCAACCAGGACCCGCCTGAGCACACCAGACGCCGTTCGCTGGTCAACCGGGGCTTCACCCCGCGCACGATCGGAGCCCTCGAACAACACATCCGCGACATCTGCGACGACCTCCTCGACAAGTGCACGGGCGAGATCGACTTCGTCACCGAGATCGCCGCACCGCTGCCCCTTTACGTGATCTGCGAGTTGCTCGGCGCGCCCGTGTCCGACCGCGACAAGGTCTTCGCCTGGTCCAACCGCATGATCGGCGCGCAGGACTCCGACTACGCCGCCAACCCGGAGGAGGGCTCGGCCGCCGCCATGGAGGTCTACGCCTGGGCCAACCAACTGGCGGCACAGCGCAGAGCCAACCCCAAGAACGACATCGTCACCAAGCTCCTGCAGCCGGACGAGAACGGCGAAACTCTCGACGAGCACGAATTCGACCTCTTCGTCCTCCTCCTCGTGGTCGCCGGCAACGAGACCACCCGCAACGCCGCCTCGGGCGGCATGCTCACCCTCTTCGACCACCCGGACCAGTGGGACCGCCTCGTCGCCGACCCCACGCTGGCCAAGACGGCCGCCGACGAGATCGTCCGCTGGATCTCCCCGGTCAACCTGTTCCGCCGCACCTCCACGAAGGATCAGGAACTGGGCGGGCAGCACATCAAGGCCGACGACAAGGTCGTGGTCTTCTACGCCGCCGCCAACCGCGACACCGCCGTCTTCCCCGACGCCGACGTCTTCGACATCGCCCGCGACCCCAACCCGCACATCGGCTTCGGAGGCGGAGGCGCCCATTTCTGCCTGGGCAACCACCTCGCCAAGCTGGAGCTCCGCATCCTGTTCGAACAACTGGCCCGCCGCCGCCCCCGCCTGCGCCAATCAGGCCCGGCCCGCCGGCTGCGCTCGAACTTCATCAACGGCATCAAGGAACTCCCCGTCACCATCGGCTGA
- a CDS encoding DUF559 domain-containing protein: protein MNHRDPQPATHAMDTIRSTVIDRARRITRTVPQAVVCRQSAACIWGVSVLSPPQGDWPIELTAPGHLAVPGCVTYVAPLPDEDVTTHGGVRVTTMERTALDCARWLPRVEGVAILDQFARQGVDLDALWRRPLNTWRVRDTLSLADPGSASPRESWLRVILVEGGLPKPSTQIRVELDNDRHAYLDMGWEDFKVAVEYDGQEHHTSAADQQRDADRREELRRRGWRVIAVRRDVIPGQIAGLLHHVANALMERGWQPGPEGTTRILRRIRAARRGRRWR, encoded by the coding sequence GTGAACCACCGAGACCCCCAGCCCGCCACTCACGCCATGGACACCATTCGATCAACCGTGATCGATCGCGCCAGGCGGATCACCCGCACCGTCCCGCAGGCCGTCGTCTGCCGCCAGAGCGCCGCGTGCATCTGGGGCGTCAGCGTCCTGTCGCCGCCGCAGGGCGACTGGCCGATCGAGCTGACCGCCCCCGGCCATCTGGCGGTCCCCGGCTGTGTCACCTACGTCGCGCCCTTGCCCGACGAGGACGTCACGACACATGGCGGCGTGCGCGTCACCACCATGGAACGCACGGCGCTCGACTGTGCCCGCTGGTTGCCGCGCGTCGAGGGTGTGGCGATTCTCGACCAGTTCGCCCGCCAGGGAGTCGACCTCGACGCGCTGTGGCGCCGGCCGCTCAACACCTGGCGTGTGCGCGACACCCTCAGCCTGGCCGACCCCGGATCCGCCTCGCCGAGGGAGAGCTGGCTCAGGGTGATCCTCGTGGAGGGTGGCCTTCCCAAACCGTCCACTCAGATCAGAGTCGAGCTGGACAACGACAGGCACGCCTATCTCGACATGGGCTGGGAGGACTTCAAGGTCGCGGTCGAATACGACGGCCAGGAGCACCACACCTCGGCCGCGGATCAACAGCGCGACGCCGACCGGCGGGAGGAGCTACGACGACGCGGCTGGCGGGTGATCGCCGTCCGGAGGGACGTCATCCCCGGCCAGATCGCCGGCCTCCTCCACCATGTGGCCAACGCCTTGATGGAGCGCGGCTGGCAGCCCGGCCCTGAGGGCACCACCCGCATCCTCCGCCGCATCCGCGCGGCTCGCCGCGGACGCCGCTGGAGGTGA
- a CDS encoding DUF2000 domain-containing protein, with the protein MRFDTKIGIVVRGDLAAWQQLNVTAFLASAVAGGVPETIGEPYEDGSGNSYLPMFRQPVLVYVASLEELRVVREKAVGRGIDVAVYIEEMFKTGHDADNRAAVRAMEADELGLVGVAVHGPRNGVDKVLKGLTLHP; encoded by the coding sequence ATGCGTTTCGACACCAAGATCGGCATTGTGGTCCGCGGGGACCTGGCCGCATGGCAGCAGCTCAACGTCACCGCCTTCCTGGCCAGTGCGGTGGCGGGCGGGGTGCCGGAGACCATCGGGGAGCCATACGAGGACGGGTCGGGCAACTCGTACCTGCCAATGTTCCGGCAGCCTGTGCTGGTTTACGTAGCGTCCCTGGAGGAGTTGCGGGTCGTCCGGGAGAAGGCGGTGGGGCGGGGGATCGATGTGGCCGTTTACATCGAGGAGATGTTCAAGACGGGGCACGATGCGGACAACCGGGCGGCCGTGCGCGCTATGGAGGCCGATGAGCTGGGGCTAGTGGGGGTGGCGGTCCATGGGCCGCGCAACGGCGTGGACAAGGTCCTGAAGGGCCTCACCCTGCATCCCTGA